One Dokdonia sp. Dokd-P16 genomic window carries:
- the bioD gene encoding dethiobiotin synthase, producing the protein MKPNKTYFITGISTDVGKTVAAAIVTQSLEADYWKPIQAGDLDNSDTHKVKRLVNNEISQYHDNSYSLKTPMSPHAAAEIDGITVTPASIKRPETTRPLVIEGAGGILVPINETETIADLIVPSDKVIVVSRHYLGSINHTLLTVELLKARGLAVAGIIFSGEEHPTTEAIIEKMTGVTIIGRIDEEPYFDENVIAEYAELFRESLQAL; encoded by the coding sequence ATGAAACCAAATAAGACATATTTTATAACAGGAATCTCTACAGACGTAGGAAAGACGGTAGCTGCAGCAATAGTGACACAGTCACTAGAGGCAGATTACTGGAAGCCAATACAGGCTGGAGATCTTGATAATAGTGATACACATAAAGTAAAGCGACTAGTTAATAATGAAATATCGCAATATCACGATAATAGTTATTCGCTCAAGACACCTATGAGTCCGCACGCTGCGGCAGAGATTGATGGCATTACCGTTACTCCCGCCTCTATAAAACGTCCTGAAACGACAAGACCTCTCGTAATAGAAGGAGCTGGTGGTATACTCGTGCCTATAAATGAAACAGAAACCATAGCCGATTTAATAGTGCCTTCAGATAAAGTAATTGTTGTGTCTCGTCATTATCTTGGAAGTATAAATCACACTTTATTGACGGTCGAGCTACTCAAAGCAAGAGGACTTGCTGTGGCGGGAATTATTTTTTCTGGAGAAGAGCATCCTACAACGGAAGCAATCATTGAGAAAATGACTGGTGTTACCATCATAGGTCGCATTGATGAAGAACCTTATTTTGATGAAAATGTAATAGCAGAATATGCAGAACTTTTTCGCGAAAGCTTACAGGCCTTATAA